One Bacteroidales bacterium genomic region harbors:
- a CDS encoding GNAT family N-acetyltransferase, with protein MDVLETDRLIIQPFDVVHVHDFLEFYNQAETMKWVGNGKSTWTENELLEKMARFSGQYPFGIYSVFLKSECKVIGEISLFDTFQSSVKAEIGYIIHQGYWNKGYASELLHTFVPFCKEGWKFEQIIARMYSDNIVSAKICEKMGMSPVARDEIADGVVRLTYELKFNH; from the coding sequence ATGGATGTTTTGGAAACAGATCGGCTGATCATACAACCCTTTGATGTTGTACACGTTCATGATTTTCTGGAATTCTACAATCAAGCAGAAACCATGAAATGGGTCGGAAACGGAAAATCGACGTGGACGGAAAACGAATTACTGGAAAAGATGGCCAGGTTTTCAGGACAGTATCCTTTTGGTATTTATTCGGTATTCCTCAAATCCGAATGTAAAGTGATCGGGGAAATATCGCTCTTTGATACATTTCAATCGTCGGTTAAAGCGGAAATCGGATACATCATCCATCAGGGATATTGGAATAAGGGTTATGCTTCTGAACTGTTGCATACATTTGTTCCATTCTGTAAAGAAGGATGGAAATTTGAGCAGATTATCGCCCGGATGTACAGCGATAATATAGTTTCAGCAAAGATTTGTGAAAAAATGGGCATGAGCCCGGTAGCCAGGGATGAAATAGCTGATGGTGTGGTCAGGCTTACTTATGAACTGAAATTCAATCATTAA
- a CDS encoding YdcF family protein — protein sequence MKNIIKKAAIITGLLLIVGATILSIAYGFTIGNAIAYAAGIILIAVGLWFHELPLRLQKTLLVLAGIGIIFFLTVTTMIIIYGNRDTVTFDEDCVLVFGCGIRGETVLPTLQSRLDKCLEYLEKNPDAIVILSGGRGRNEEIAEAEAMRRYLMQNGIYGGQIYVEDRSRSTTGNVMFSKLLLHVLFSGRDFTVACITSDYHAYRAENTMRRAKIDTRRFSAGVKWYLRPSAYCREVLSICKFWIKRDRFLAEIPYSSQPYSE from the coding sequence ATGAAAAATATAATTAAAAAAGCAGCCATAATAACCGGTCTTCTTTTGATAGTCGGGGCTACAATCTTATCTATAGCTTATGGATTTACCATCGGAAATGCAATTGCATACGCCGCAGGGATCATATTGATAGCTGTCGGGTTATGGTTTCACGAGTTGCCGTTACGATTGCAGAAAACATTACTGGTACTGGCGGGCATCGGTATCATTTTCTTTTTAACAGTAACTACTATGATTATCATTTATGGGAACCGTGATACCGTGACATTTGATGAAGATTGTGTCCTGGTGTTCGGTTGTGGGATCAGGGGGGAGACCGTTTTACCTACCCTACAGTCAAGGCTGGACAAGTGCCTGGAGTATCTGGAGAAAAATCCGGATGCTATTGTGATCCTTAGTGGCGGACGGGGCCGAAACGAAGAGATCGCGGAAGCTGAAGCCATGAGACGTTACCTGATGCAGAATGGAATATACGGCGGACAAATTTATGTGGAAGACCGTTCGAGGAGTACTACAGGAAATGTGATGTTTTCAAAGTTATTACTTCATGTATTATTTTCCGGGCGTGACTTTACTGTAGCCTGTATCACCAGTGATTATCATGCATACAGGGCTGAGAACACCATGCGCCGCGCTAAGATCGATACCCGGCGTTTCAGCGCTGGTGTGAAATGGTATTTGCGTCCGTCAGCCTATTGCAGGGAAGTACTTTCCATCTGTAAATTCTGGATCAAAAGAGATCGTTTTCTGGCAGAGATCCCTTATTCTTCCCAACCTTATTCCGAATAG
- a CDS encoding LytTR family DNA-binding domain-containing protein: MIRCIVIDDTPLAIEKLEAFIVQVPLLHHLQSFSNGLEAVMYMKTNSVDLVFLDIQMEQFTGLQFIEALQYRPKIVIVSAYNQYAVQGFDYNVTDYLLKPYSFERFLKAVDRVQAEMQVKTAKNYMFVKTEYRMERVDFSDILFVEGQGAYLRIVTQQTKIMTIQNFQSMEEILPSDNFVRVHKSYIVAMDKIESIERNVIQIAGIRIPVGKNYQNKFYRRL, encoded by the coding sequence ATGATCCGTTGTATTGTAATAGACGATACGCCTCTGGCTATTGAAAAGTTAGAGGCTTTTATTGTGCAGGTTCCGCTGTTACACCATCTGCAATCGTTCAGTAATGGATTAGAGGCGGTTATGTACATGAAAACGAATTCTGTTGATCTGGTTTTCCTCGATATTCAAATGGAACAGTTTACCGGGCTGCAATTTATCGAAGCCTTACAGTATCGTCCGAAGATCGTGATCGTGTCGGCATATAACCAATATGCGGTGCAGGGTTTCGACTATAATGTGACGGATTACCTGCTCAAACCATATTCGTTCGAGCGTTTCCTGAAGGCGGTTGATAGGGTACAGGCGGAAATGCAGGTAAAAACTGCTAAAAATTACATGTTTGTGAAGACGGAATACCGTATGGAAAGGGTTGATTTCTCGGATATTCTTTTTGTGGAAGGTCAGGGGGCGTATCTACGAATAGTTACCCAACAGACAAAGATCATGACGATCCAAAATTTTCAGAGTATGGAAGAAATCCTGCCATCGGACAACTTTGTGCGGGTGCATAAATCGTATATTGTGGCGATGGACAAGATCGAATCTATTGAACGAAACGTCATTCAGATAGCAGGGATACGGATACCGGTCGGAAAGAATTATCAAAATAAGTTCTACCGGCGGTTATGA
- a CDS encoding histidine kinase, translated as MIAFFVPELKSLFAPLIDLFFKNSKVSWPHSVGLNVVFLIATIRTSIWGALFYLGIDWFQKKKQKKDLERQNLQSELKLLKNQINPHFLFNTLNNIDSLITSNPDKASSMLVGLSGMMRYMIYDTNSNISPLSQELQQIRSYIDLQEMQYANHDLVDYSVKGNYENIEVAPMLFIPFIENAFKHCTDKTVKHAIRFSFRMEDNKIYFESVNIANPAQHIEKDSTGGIGLETVKRRLELLYPGRHKLQIDEKNDLFCVSLSVDTR; from the coding sequence TTGATTGCTTTTTTCGTTCCTGAATTGAAGTCCCTGTTTGCTCCGCTTATTGATCTTTTCTTTAAGAATTCAAAAGTTTCCTGGCCCCATTCAGTAGGTCTAAACGTTGTCTTTTTGATAGCGACTATACGAACTTCCATTTGGGGCGCATTATTTTATTTAGGAATTGACTGGTTCCAAAAAAAGAAACAGAAAAAGGATCTTGAACGACAAAATCTTCAATCGGAATTGAAATTGCTCAAAAATCAGATAAACCCTCATTTCCTGTTCAATACGCTCAACAATATAGACAGTCTAATTACATCGAACCCGGATAAGGCATCAAGTATGTTGGTGGGATTATCGGGAATGATGCGCTATATGATTTACGACACCAACTCAAATATCTCGCCGCTTTCACAGGAATTACAACAAATCAGGAGTTATATTGATTTACAGGAAATGCAGTATGCGAATCACGATTTAGTGGACTACTCCGTAAAAGGCAATTATGAAAACATTGAAGTGGCGCCCATGTTGTTTATCCCATTCATTGAGAATGCATTCAAACATTGTACGGATAAAACGGTGAAACATGCCATACGATTTTCATTCAGGATGGAAGATAACAAGATATATTTCGAATCGGTGAATATTGCCAATCCGGCACAGCATATAGAAAAAGACAGTACCGGAGGTATAGGTTTGGAGACCGTCAAACGCCGGCTGGAACTTCTTTATCCCGGCAGGCATAAATTGCAGATTGACGAAAAAAATGATTTATTTTGTGTGTCTTTAAGTGTTGACACCCGATGA
- a CDS encoding DUF1648 domain-containing protein translates to MKKRPKIKLALTTPDKMFEAAGWISVWLIWVLILIHYSGLPDTIPIHYNAAGQPDGFGGKVNILILPVISTVLFIGLTILNRYPHIFNFPVNITENNALQQYTNATRIIRYLKLILVLIFGFITFRTIQYANGQADGLGTGFLPLMLGFIFIPLVYFIVQSFLKK, encoded by the coding sequence ATGAAAAAAAGACCCAAAATTAAGTTAGCACTTACTACACCTGATAAAATGTTTGAGGCCGCAGGTTGGATCAGCGTATGGCTTATTTGGGTTTTGATACTGATACACTATTCCGGCTTGCCGGATACCATACCAATTCATTATAATGCAGCCGGACAGCCTGACGGATTCGGAGGAAAGGTAAATATTCTGATTTTACCGGTTATTTCAACAGTTCTCTTTATCGGATTAACCATTCTGAACCGGTATCCTCACATTTTTAATTTTCCTGTAAACATTACTGAAAATAATGCGTTACAGCAGTACACTAATGCAACACGGATTATCAGGTATCTGAAGCTGATTCTTGTTTTGATCTTTGGTTTTATCACCTTCCGGACAATTCAATATGCAAATGGGCAGGCGGACGGACTTGGAACCGGATTTTTACCTTTAATGTTAGGATTCATTTTTATTCCGTTGGTCTATTTTATCGTGCAGTCGTTCTTAAAAAAATAA
- a CDS encoding VOC family protein yields MKFAGVRLLVKDFKKCFKFYTEQLGLEPVWGDENSVYASFKVADGIEGLALFVSDFMAPAVGNEDKLQPSGYREKLMVSFEVADVDEAYQSFLAKGINFINQPIDMPDWGMRVVYLRDPEENLIELYTPLAAK; encoded by the coding sequence ATGAAATTTGCTGGTGTAAGATTATTGGTGAAGGACTTTAAAAAATGTTTTAAGTTTTATACCGAGCAGCTTGGCCTGGAACCTGTGTGGGGAGACGAAAATAGTGTATATGCCAGTTTTAAGGTAGCGGATGGTATCGAAGGCTTGGCCCTGTTTGTTTCCGATTTTATGGCTCCTGCTGTTGGTAATGAAGACAAGCTTCAACCATCGGGATACCGGGAAAAATTAATGGTATCTTTTGAGGTGGCTGATGTTGATGAAGCTTATCAATCATTCCTGGCAAAAGGGATCAATTTTATCAATCAGCCAATAGATATGCCAGATTGGGGAATGCGTGTGGTTTATTTACGTGATCCGGAAGAAAACCTGATAGAATTGTATACTCCCCTGGCAGCAAAATAA
- a CDS encoding AAA family ATPase codes for MKPVLFILSGLPASGKSTLSKLIAKAYNAVYLRIDTVEQALRDLCNVDVQGEGYRLSYRIAGDNLKLGHNVVADSCNPITLTRREWVDVADKNGAGYIHIEIRCSDKEEHKERVRTRKSELEGLKLPTWEEVESREYHQWENERIIIDTAHQSVEESFNELNDKIKRYLTKG; via the coding sequence GTGAAACCTGTATTATTCATATTGTCAGGATTACCGGCTTCCGGAAAATCAACCTTATCAAAACTCATTGCAAAGGCATATAATGCGGTATATTTGAGGATTGATACTGTGGAACAGGCGTTGCGGGATCTATGCAATGTTGACGTGCAGGGCGAAGGTTACAGGTTATCATACAGAATTGCAGGTGATAATCTGAAACTGGGCCATAACGTGGTGGCGGATTCGTGTAATCCGATAACGCTTACACGCAGGGAATGGGTAGACGTGGCTGATAAAAATGGAGCAGGGTATATCCATATAGAGATCAGGTGTTCGGATAAAGAAGAACATAAAGAGCGGGTCCGGACAAGGAAATCCGAATTGGAAGGTTTGAAACTGCCGACATGGGAAGAGGTGGAAAGCCGGGAATATCATCAGTGGGAAAATGAGAGAATTATTATTGATACCGCCCACCAATCCGTTGAAGAGAGTTTTAACGAATTAAACGATAAGATAAAACGGTATTTGACGAAAGGATAA
- a CDS encoding GNAT family N-acetyltransferase: MFPKAEFPLTVDQLKVTVGSRFDSTVILYNEEITGFANFYEVKEKEFCSIGNVIVHPDFRHKGIGEFLITTMEHIGAEKYQVHESHLSCFNTNTKGILLYSKLGYQPYEIEKWLNKENGLLALIKLKRKV; the protein is encoded by the coding sequence ATGTTTCCAAAGGCAGAATTCCCGTTGACCGTAGATCAGTTAAAAGTTACGGTTGGGAGTAGATTTGATTCCACCGTGATTTTATACAATGAAGAAATAACCGGATTTGCGAATTTTTATGAAGTGAAAGAAAAAGAATTCTGTTCGATAGGGAATGTAATTGTTCATCCGGATTTTCGCCATAAAGGAATCGGTGAATTTTTGATCACTACCATGGAGCACATTGGAGCGGAAAAATATCAGGTGCATGAATCTCATCTTTCCTGTTTCAATACAAATACCAAAGGGATTTTGTTGTATTCGAAATTAGGATACCAACCTTACGAAATAGAAAAATGGTTGAATAAAGAGAACGGATTATTAGCATTGATCAAATTGAAAAGAAAGGTATAG
- a CDS encoding glutamine amidotransferase — translation MKKKIMIFLFDGFSDWEIAYLTPEIRKNKTFDLVYFSYDGNPVFSMGGLRVMPDISLKDIHPEEVEMLILPGGTAWEEGENDFMDALVKDLLAEGKTVAAICAATAYLGKKGYLNDRKHTSNDLYYLKGIAPEYSGEKDYVNDLAVTGRNIITAKGIAPIEFAREIFAKLELYQDNDLEKWFQLFKNGIWSE, via the coding sequence ATGAAGAAGAAAATAATGATATTTCTTTTTGACGGATTTTCCGATTGGGAGATCGCCTATCTCACACCTGAAATCAGAAAAAATAAGACTTTTGACCTGGTTTACTTTTCTTATGATGGAAATCCGGTCTTTTCTATGGGAGGATTACGTGTCATGCCGGACATTTCGTTGAAGGATATTCATCCGGAAGAAGTGGAAATGTTGATTCTCCCGGGAGGAACAGCATGGGAAGAAGGGGAGAATGATTTTATGGACGCTCTTGTGAAAGATCTGTTGGCAGAAGGAAAAACAGTAGCAGCTATATGCGCAGCTACTGCTTATCTTGGAAAAAAAGGCTATTTAAATGACCGGAAACATACCAGTAATGATTTATACTACCTGAAAGGAATAGCTCCGGAATATTCAGGAGAAAAAGATTATGTAAATGACCTGGCTGTTACCGGTAGGAATATCATAACTGCCAAAGGTATTGCCCCGATTGAGTTCGCCAGGGAAATATTCGCAAAGTTAGAACTGTATCAAGATAATGATCTTGAAAAATGGTTCCAGCTTTTTAAGAATGGAATCTGGAGCGAATAA
- a CDS encoding DUF1801 domain-containing protein translates to MLDNYRNVDEYIAGERLEVQEILRQIRAVIKEIVPEAEESITYGMPAYKLNKKPLVYFASFRNHIGFYATPSGHSEFSRELSRYKQGKGSVQFPLNEPVPLDLIKRMVKFRKDEIAMNITVHSP, encoded by the coding sequence ATGCTGGATAATTACAGAAATGTTGATGAGTACATTGCGGGAGAACGGCTGGAAGTTCAGGAGATATTGAGGCAAATCCGTGCAGTCATCAAAGAAATTGTACCTGAAGCGGAGGAAAGTATTACATATGGAATGCCTGCATATAAACTGAATAAAAAACCGTTGGTGTATTTTGCATCATTCAGGAATCATATCGGTTTTTATGCTACACCTAGCGGTCATTCCGAGTTTTCCAGGGAACTCTCCCGATACAAGCAGGGAAAAGGATCGGTTCAATTTCCGTTAAACGAGCCGGTACCATTGGATCTGATAAAGCGGATGGTGAAGTTCAGGAAAGATGAAATAGCCATGAACATTACTGTTCACTCGCCGTAA
- a CDS encoding ClbS/DfsB family four-helix bundle protein, producing the protein MARPRTKEQLISASEENFSKLFSLIDSMTEEEQEKIFSFEDRDKNIRDVLVHLYEWHRLLLNWIRSNQAGIKVNFLPDPYNWKTYPQMNVEFWKKHQKTSLADALALLKESHAETMKILGSFSDEQLFTSKYYPWTGTTSLGSYGVSATSSHYDWAMKKIKAHKKSLVK; encoded by the coding sequence ATGGCAAGACCAAGAACAAAAGAACAGTTGATATCAGCAAGTGAAGAAAATTTCAGTAAATTATTTTCTCTGATTGATTCTATGACTGAAGAGGAACAGGAAAAAATCTTTTCTTTTGAAGACCGGGATAAAAACATCCGTGATGTCCTGGTGCATCTTTATGAATGGCACCGGTTATTATTGAACTGGATCCGATCCAATCAGGCCGGAATTAAAGTTAATTTTTTACCGGATCCATACAATTGGAAAACATATCCCCAGATGAATGTTGAATTTTGGAAGAAACACCAGAAAACATCTTTAGCGGATGCTTTGGCGCTACTGAAAGAAAGCCATGCTGAGACAATGAAAATCCTAGGGTCTTTTTCCGATGAACAACTATTTACCAGCAAATATTACCCCTGGACAGGAACTACAAGCTTAGGTAGTTATGGCGTTTCGGCAACTTCAAGTCATTATGATTGGGCTATGAAGAAGATTAAAGCCCATAAGAAAAGCCTGGTTAAATAA
- the groL gene encoding chaperonin GroEL (60 kDa chaperone family; promotes refolding of misfolded polypeptides especially under stressful conditions; forms two stacked rings of heptamers to form a barrel-shaped 14mer; ends can be capped by GroES; misfolded proteins enter the barrel where they are refolded when GroES binds) — MAKEIKFNIEARDALKKGVDQLANAVKVTLGPKGRNVVIDKKFGAPQVTKDGVTVAKEIELSNKIENLGAQMVKEVASKTNDDAGDGTTTATVLAQSLVTVGLKNVTAGANPMDLKRGIDKAVIKVTENLKSQSQEVGDDLKKVEQVASISANNDPEIGKLIAEAMGKVKKEGVITVEEAKVSDTYVDVVEGMQFDRGYISPYFVTDTEKMECTLENPLILIHDKKISTMKEFLPILEAAVQTGKPLLIIAEDVDGEAIATLVVNKLRGSLRIAAVKAPGFGDRRKEMLEDIAILTGGTVITEEKGLKLENATIDMLGSAEKISINKDNTTIVNGAGEKAQIDARIAQIKAQMENTTSDYDKEKLQERLAKLAGGVAVLYIGAATEVEMKEKKDRVNDALSATRAAVEEGIIPGGGVAYIRAIQSLEKMKGDNDDETTGIAIVRRALEEPLRQIVENAGLDGAVIVQKVREGKGDFGYNARTDVYENMHAAGVIDPTKVARVALENAASIAGMFLTTECVLAEKEEEKAPAMPNPGMGGMGGMM, encoded by the coding sequence ATGGCAAAAGAAATTAAATTCAATATTGAAGCCCGTGACGCTTTAAAAAAAGGCGTTGATCAATTGGCAAATGCTGTAAAAGTAACCTTAGGTCCTAAAGGCCGTAATGTTGTTATCGATAAAAAATTCGGTGCTCCGCAGGTTACTAAAGACGGTGTTACTGTTGCCAAAGAAATCGAGTTATCCAACAAAATTGAAAACCTCGGTGCACAAATGGTAAAGGAAGTTGCTTCCAAAACCAATGATGATGCAGGAGATGGAACCACTACAGCCACAGTGCTTGCTCAATCCCTGGTTACAGTAGGATTAAAAAATGTAACTGCAGGTGCTAATCCCATGGATCTGAAACGCGGTATCGATAAAGCCGTTATCAAGGTAACTGAAAACCTGAAATCACAATCCCAGGAAGTAGGTGATGACCTGAAAAAAGTAGAACAGGTAGCCAGCATTTCTGCTAATAACGATCCTGAAATCGGCAAACTGATAGCCGAAGCAATGGGTAAAGTAAAAAAAGAAGGAGTAATCACTGTTGAAGAAGCCAAAGTATCAGATACATACGTAGACGTAGTAGAAGGTATGCAATTCGATCGCGGATATATTTCCCCGTATTTTGTAACCGATACTGAAAAAATGGAATGTACGCTGGAAAATCCCCTGATATTGATCCATGATAAGAAGATCTCTACTATGAAGGAGTTCCTTCCTATTCTGGAAGCTGCCGTACAAACAGGTAAACCTTTGTTGATCATCGCTGAAGATGTTGATGGAGAAGCCATCGCTACTTTGGTTGTCAACAAGTTAAGGGGATCATTACGTATTGCTGCTGTTAAAGCTCCTGGATTTGGCGACCGTCGTAAAGAAATGCTTGAGGACATCGCTATCCTTACCGGTGGTACCGTAATTACCGAAGAAAAAGGATTGAAGCTGGAAAACGCGACCATTGATATGTTGGGTAGTGCAGAAAAAATCAGCATCAACAAAGACAATACCACTATTGTAAACGGTGCTGGTGAAAAAGCACAGATCGATGCCCGTATCGCACAAATCAAAGCTCAGATGGAGAATACCACATCTGACTATGATAAAGAAAAACTTCAGGAACGTCTGGCAAAATTAGCCGGTGGTGTTGCAGTTCTTTATATCGGAGCTGCTACCGAAGTTGAAATGAAAGAAAAGAAAGACCGTGTAAATGATGCTTTAAGTGCTACCCGCGCTGCAGTTGAAGAAGGTATCATCCCTGGTGGTGGTGTAGCTTATATCCGCGCCATCCAGTCTTTAGAAAAAATGAAAGGCGATAATGATGATGAGACAACCGGTATCGCTATTGTACGTCGTGCATTGGAAGAGCCGTTGCGTCAAATCGTTGAAAATGCCGGTCTGGACGGTGCTGTTATCGTACAAAAAGTACGTGAAGGCAAAGGTGATTTCGGTTATAATGCCCGCACGGATGTTTATGAAAACATGCATGCTGCCGGTGTTATCGACCCGACTAAAGTTGCACGCGTAGCTTTGGAAAATGCTGCATCTATTGCAGGTATGTTCCTGACTACCGAATGCGTACTGGCCGAAAAAGAAGAGGAAAAAGCACCCGCCATGCCTAACCCGGGAATGGGCGGAATGGGTGGAATGATGTAG
- a CDS encoding co-chaperone GroES, with protein sequence MTSVKIKPLSDRVLVQPMEAESKTASGLIIPDTAKEKPQKGTVVAVGPGTKDEEMQVKVGDVVLYGKYAGSELNVDGVDYLMMRQSDILAVI encoded by the coding sequence ATGACAAGTGTTAAAATCAAACCATTATCGGACAGAGTACTTGTACAGCCGATGGAAGCTGAGTCAAAAACTGCAAGCGGACTTATTATTCCCGACACTGCAAAAGAAAAACCACAAAAAGGTACTGTAGTTGCAGTCGGTCCCGGAACAAAAGATGAAGAAATGCAAGTAAAAGTAGGTGATGTTGTTCTCTATGGAAAATACGCCGGAAGCGAATTAAACGTAGATGGTGTTGATTATCTTATGATGAGACAATCGGACATTTTAGCGGTAATCTAA
- the secG gene encoding preprotein translocase subunit SecG — protein MYTLISILILIVCVFLSLIVLVQNSKGGGLAANFSSSNQIMGVRKTADFLEKATWTLASALVVLCLFAAFLIPSNQENVERSILDSQIENAVDPATIPSFPTTMPVTTPPVEGAETQDQP, from the coding sequence ATGTATACCCTTATTTCCATTTTAATTTTAATTGTTTGTGTTTTCCTGTCATTGATCGTATTGGTTCAAAATTCGAAAGGAGGTGGCCTTGCAGCCAACTTTTCGTCGTCCAATCAAATCATGGGAGTACGTAAAACAGCTGATTTCCTGGAAAAAGCCACATGGACCCTGGCCAGTGCGCTTGTTGTCTTATGCTTGTTTGCAGCATTTTTAATTCCTTCTAATCAGGAAAACGTAGAAAGGTCTATTTTGGATTCACAAATTGAAAATGCAGTAGACCCTGCCACCATACCATCTTTTCCGACTACTATGCCGGTGACAACACCTCCTGTAGAAGGAGCAGAGACTCAAGATCAACCTTAA